From the genome of Aspergillus oryzae RIB40 DNA, chromosome 4:
CATATACAACGCTTAATATCACTGTGTAAGCCCAGGTTTCGTAGAACCACAGTCCCATGGCTTTCCCGGCGCCTCCGCTATACCCGGCGCCTCCCATGCCCGTGTATTTGAGCAGATACATAgcaaaaaatagaaaaggatATCCAAGGCCATCATTGGCCCCTGATTCAGCAACAATGATCCTTTGAAGTGGCCGAGGGACATTCTTGTCCGCGAACTTACCTTTTACAATTGAGTTGGAAAGTACCGGGTCAGTTGGAGTTACACATGCGCCAATTATGAGAGCGTGTAGAAACTGAAAGTTAGGGATCATGGCCCAAATGACAAGACTGCTACATAGCCACATGGCAGCCATGCCAGGCCCCAGCAGTAATGATAGGCTTTTCCATTCTAGTTGCAGGTAGCGTTTAGGAAGTTGGACCCCGGCAAGTACCAACTGAACCCCAAGAACTAGTCTGGTGAAGTACATTGTAATCTCCTCCAGATTTTGTTCTGAGCCGAGCGCATATTCCTTAGGTCTTATAAAATTGGCTGCATGTGGAGAGAAGATAATCCCAGCCAATAATGAGATTACTGTCGTTGTCAGTGGCGTTGGCGGTAATCTATACAGAGGGTAACGAACATGCTTCAGACAAATAAAATCTCTCCTTGAACAAGTAGGAAACTAAGCCAAAGACCGAGATAAACCCACCCAACGTGGCGCAGACAatgttgaagttgatcaaCGCAAGGGTCGGCATGATTCCCCTTCCAGAAGCTTGTGAGATCCTTTAGTCACGGGTTGTCTGGAATGTAGCTTCACGATAGCGCAACAGCAAATCCGTAGGTGCGTCTACCTAAGGGCCTCAAAAGTTCTCTTCAATGTTTGTCAGAGTCACAAGCCAAATGATGGAAAATCCTTAGTTTTGATGCCCAGAGATAAAAGGCGCTGTCTTGGATTGATAAAATTGCAAGCCTATGTTATTCAACCATAGTATAGATCTGCCTGACTGTAGGAATCACTGTCATCTGAGACGTCTGCACGTCTACACTCGGGAACTCAAACAGGAATGCTGGGGTGCGGCCGAGACTTGAC
Proteins encoded in this window:
- a CDS encoding putative Na/H antiporter (Na+/H+ antiporter), translating into MPTLALINFNIVCATLGGFISVFGLVSYLFKERFYLSEALISLLAGIIFSPHAANFIRPKEYALGSEQNLEEITMYFTRLVLGVQLVLAGVQLPKRYLQLEWKSLSLLLGPGMAAMWLCSSLVIWAMIPNFQFLHALIIGACVTPTDPVLSNSIVKGKFADKNVPRPLQRIIVAESGANDGLGYPFLFFAMYLLKYTGMGGAGYSGGAGKAMGLWFYETWAYTVILSVVYGITVGWVSRELLHWAEEKRYVDRESFLVFAIALAYIGQIEHLLQAAFVGFFGPIGVGAIFYLSVCREFLQGIIVDGKVRDDAQKVSEAVDVVVWFLVICSIVVHGLSIPLVKAGYHLPRTISHALSVGSTPEAEPVPIANVQHTHSTATQDNSQGRKRPGAPRSTTLQIGRPVNLVMQEPGNEATSGGNTLGGTE